A stretch of the Archangium violaceum genome encodes the following:
- a CDS encoding class I SAM-dependent methyltransferase yields MNITLSPQDYATAFHLLAKTARHHENIGQWVERNLLSRMPERPSLLDVGAGPGTVAQRLAPHFGSLTLLEPNRNQLSAFEHPGARLFHTDLAGYQSSEQYDLVLCSHVLYHVPLADWGRFVDQLLARVRPGGYCLIVLGAARGQSYELHRDFTQTVISSEQLHAVLKGKQLSYEVAETLNGFSATSFEEMYTLCRFFVFEDCYTPEQLAALSEDEKRALDARIREHAERYREPDGVYRLTQDEDLILIPKP; encoded by the coding sequence ATGAACATCACGCTCTCACCCCAGGACTATGCCACCGCCTTTCATCTGCTCGCCAAGACAGCCAGACACCACGAGAACATCGGGCAGTGGGTCGAGCGGAATCTCCTCTCCCGCATGCCCGAGCGCCCGTCGCTGCTCGATGTGGGCGCGGGACCGGGCACGGTCGCCCAGCGGCTCGCGCCGCACTTCGGTTCGCTCACCCTGCTCGAGCCCAATCGCAACCAACTCAGCGCCTTCGAGCACCCGGGGGCCCGGCTCTTTCACACGGACCTGGCGGGTTACCAGTCGTCCGAGCAGTATGATCTCGTCCTCTGCTCTCACGTCCTGTACCACGTGCCCCTCGCCGACTGGGGTCGGTTCGTCGACCAGCTGCTCGCGCGCGTACGCCCGGGAGGCTACTGCCTGATTGTCCTCGGTGCCGCCCGCGGACAGAGCTACGAGCTGCATCGCGATTTCACACAGACGGTGATCAGCAGCGAGCAACTCCATGCCGTCCTGAAGGGGAAGCAACTCTCCTACGAAGTCGCCGAGACCCTGAACGGGTTCTCCGCGACCTCCTTCGAGGAGATGTACACGCTCTGCCGCTTCTTCGTGTTCGAGGACTGTTACACGCCGGAGCAGCTCGCCGCATTGAGCGAGGACGAAAAGCGCGCTCTCGATGCCAGGATTCGCGAGCACGCCGAACGCTACCGGGAGCCGGACGGGGTGTACCGCCTGACGCAGGATGAGGATCTGATCCTCATCCCCAAGCCCTAG
- a CDS encoding xanthine dehydrogenase family protein molybdopterin-binding subunit: MTTTSTLLGKPINRVDGRLKVTGEAKYAAEFNVPGLLYGSVVSGAIAKGRIKKIDTREALSHPGVLHIFTHENRPRLAWFDRSYRDEDAPSGSPFRPLYDDKIVYSGQPIALVVAETLEGARYAASLVRVEYESHSPDTDLRARREKAYEPREGKGGYEPPPKPRGHADKVLARAAARVDAEYSSPVEHHNPMEMHATTVIYETDGTLTVYDKTQGVQNCQQYISKVFHLSPEEVRVRSPFVGGAFGSGLRPQYQLFLAVMAARELKRSIRVPLTRQQMFTFGHRPTTVQRVALGASSDGTLEALVHEALSETSRFEDYIEIVVNWSGLLYQCDNVRLDYKLVQLDTYTPIDMRAPGAALGVYALECAMDELAYKVGIDPLELRLKNYAERDQNQDKPFSSKELRACYRQGAERFGWARRTHAPRSMRDGKQLIGWGLATGIWEAMQQQASAKAVLSIDGKLTVSSATADIGTGTYTVMTQIAADTLGLPVGDVTFKLGDSSLPRSPVEGGSWTVSSVGSAVKAACEKVRERLFQLARKVRGSPLAKASLDEVSFVEGHIRLTGEPSRAVSITEAMRHGEVLSIEEETLAVPDMPRQSKFTRCTHSAVFAEVKVDEDLGTVKVTRVVSAIAGGRVLNPKTARSQILGGVVWGIGMALEEESAMDQKLGRFMNHNLAEYHVPVSADVQDIDVIFVEEDDSIVNPLGAKGLGEIGIVGVAAAIANAIFHATGRRVRNLPITPDKLL; this comes from the coding sequence ATGACGACGACATCGACCCTGCTCGGAAAGCCCATCAACCGCGTCGACGGCCGCCTCAAGGTGACGGGCGAGGCGAAGTACGCCGCGGAGTTCAACGTCCCCGGTCTCCTCTACGGCTCCGTCGTGTCGGGCGCGATCGCCAAGGGGCGGATCAAGAAGATCGACACGCGTGAGGCCCTCTCGCACCCTGGCGTGCTCCACATCTTCACGCACGAGAACCGGCCACGGCTCGCCTGGTTCGACCGCAGCTACCGTGACGAGGACGCACCCTCCGGCTCGCCCTTCCGGCCGCTCTACGACGACAAGATCGTCTACAGCGGGCAGCCCATCGCGCTGGTCGTCGCCGAGACGCTCGAGGGCGCCCGCTACGCCGCGTCGCTCGTCCGGGTCGAGTATGAATCCCATTCGCCCGACACGGACCTGCGAGCCCGTCGTGAGAAGGCCTACGAGCCGCGCGAGGGAAAAGGCGGGTACGAACCGCCACCGAAGCCGAGGGGCCATGCCGACAAGGTCCTCGCCAGGGCCGCCGCGCGGGTCGATGCGGAGTATTCGTCGCCCGTCGAGCACCACAACCCCATGGAGATGCACGCCACCACGGTCATCTACGAGACCGACGGCACGCTCACCGTCTACGACAAGACCCAGGGCGTGCAGAACTGCCAGCAGTACATCTCGAAGGTGTTCCACCTCTCGCCGGAAGAGGTGCGCGTGCGCTCTCCCTTCGTCGGCGGCGCCTTCGGCTCGGGCTTGCGTCCGCAATATCAACTGTTCCTGGCGGTGATGGCGGCGCGCGAGCTGAAGCGCTCGATCCGGGTGCCGCTGACGCGCCAGCAGATGTTCACCTTCGGCCACCGCCCCACGACAGTGCAGCGGGTGGCGCTCGGCGCGTCGTCCGATGGAACGCTCGAGGCCCTCGTCCACGAGGCCCTCTCCGAGACCTCGCGCTTCGAGGATTACATCGAGATCGTCGTCAACTGGTCGGGCCTGCTCTACCAGTGCGACAACGTGCGGCTCGATTACAAGCTCGTTCAACTGGACACCTATACGCCCATCGACATGCGCGCGCCGGGCGCGGCCCTGGGCGTCTACGCGCTGGAATGCGCGATGGACGAGCTGGCCTACAAGGTGGGGATCGATCCACTCGAGTTGCGGCTGAAGAACTACGCCGAGCGGGATCAGAACCAGGACAAGCCCTTCTCGAGCAAGGAGTTGCGTGCCTGCTATCGGCAGGGCGCCGAGCGGTTCGGATGGGCCAGGCGCACTCATGCCCCGCGCTCGATGCGCGATGGCAAGCAACTCATTGGCTGGGGCCTGGCCACCGGCATCTGGGAAGCGATGCAGCAGCAGGCCAGCGCGAAGGCCGTTTTGAGCATCGACGGCAAGCTCACCGTCAGCAGTGCCACCGCCGACATCGGGACCGGGACCTATACCGTCATGACCCAGATCGCCGCGGATACGCTCGGCCTGCCGGTAGGGGATGTGACGTTCAAGCTCGGTGATTCCTCACTGCCCAGATCACCCGTCGAAGGCGGTTCGTGGACCGTGTCGTCCGTCGGCTCCGCGGTGAAGGCGGCTTGCGAGAAGGTGCGCGAGCGGTTGTTCCAGCTCGCCCGGAAGGTGCGTGGCTCGCCGCTCGCGAAGGCGAGCCTGGACGAGGTGTCGTTCGTCGAGGGGCACATCCGGCTGACCGGGGAGCCGTCGCGGGCGGTGTCGATCACCGAGGCCATGCGGCACGGCGAGGTCCTCAGCATCGAGGAGGAGACGTTGGCCGTGCCCGACATGCCCAGGCAATCGAAGTTCACCCGGTGCACACACTCGGCGGTGTTCGCGGAGGTGAAGGTCGACGAGGACCTCGGCACCGTGAAGGTCACGCGCGTCGTCAGCGCCATCGCGGGGGGCCGGGTCTTGAACCCGAAGACGGCTCGAAGCCAGATCCTCGGTGGGGTCGTCTGGGGAATCGGCATGGCGCTGGAAGAGGAGTCGGCCATGGATCAGAAGCTCGGCCGGTTCATGAATCACAACCTGGCCGAGTACCACGTCCCCGTGAGCGCCGATGTGCAGGACATCGACGTCATCTTCGTCGAGGAGGACGATTCGATCGTCAACCCGCTCGGTGCCAAGGGGCTGGGGGAAATCGGCATCGTTGGCGTGGCGGCCGCGATTGCCAACGCCATCTTCCACGCGACGGGAAGACGCGTCCGGAATCTGCCGATCACCCCCGACAAGCTGCTGTAG
- a CDS encoding FAD binding domain-containing protein, with protein MNPFSFERAENVAGAVSAIARNDRARFIAGGTNILDLMKENVSRPSHLIDITRLPLGKIEESGDGGLRIGALVTNADVAYDERVEQCYPLLSKAILAGASAQLRNMATTGGNLLQRTRCYYFYDTATPCNKREPGSGCGAIGGFNRNHAILGTSDKCIATHPSDMCVALAALTAVIRVTGPQGERTIPIAEFHRLPGDTPEFDTNLRPDEIITAVELPAKGFARHYTYLKIRDRQSYAFALVSVAAALDMDGGHIREARLALGGVAHMPWRDTQAEALLSDRPATVENFRSVAEAIVRDAKGFGHNTFKIEMAKRAVVRALEQAAGMEQPS; from the coding sequence ATGAATCCCTTTTCTTTCGAGCGGGCCGAGAACGTCGCGGGCGCCGTGAGCGCGATCGCCAGGAATGACAGGGCCCGGTTCATCGCGGGTGGCACCAACATCCTCGACCTGATGAAGGAGAACGTCTCACGCCCGAGCCACCTGATCGACATCACGCGTCTGCCCCTGGGCAAGATCGAGGAGTCCGGGGACGGCGGCCTGCGAATCGGCGCGCTCGTCACGAATGCGGACGTCGCCTACGACGAACGGGTCGAACAGTGCTACCCCTTGCTCTCGAAGGCGATCCTGGCCGGCGCTTCCGCACAGCTGCGCAACATGGCGACCACGGGCGGCAACCTGCTCCAGCGCACGCGCTGTTATTACTTCTACGACACGGCCACCCCCTGCAACAAACGAGAACCCGGCTCGGGTTGTGGCGCGATCGGCGGCTTCAATCGCAACCATGCGATCCTCGGCACGAGCGACAAGTGCATCGCCACCCATCCGTCGGACATGTGTGTGGCGCTCGCGGCGCTCACGGCGGTCATCCGGGTCACCGGGCCCCAGGGCGAGCGCACCATCCCCATCGCGGAGTTCCACCGCCTGCCCGGAGATACTCCAGAGTTCGATACGAACCTGCGGCCCGATGAGATCATCACCGCGGTGGAACTGCCCGCGAAGGGCTTCGCCAGGCACTACACCTACCTGAAGATCCGGGACCGTCAGTCCTATGCCTTCGCGCTCGTATCGGTTGCCGCCGCGCTCGACATGGACGGAGGCCACATCCGGGAGGCCCGGCTCGCGCTCGGCGGCGTGGCCCACATGCCGTGGCGCGATACACAGGCCGAAGCACTGCTGAGCGACAGGCCCGCCACCGTGGAGAACTTCCGCTCGGTGGCGGAGGCGATCGTCCGTGACGCGAAGGGCTTTGGTCACAACACCTTCAAGATCGAAATGGCGAAGCGGGCCGTGGTTCGCGCCCTGGAACAGGCCGCCGGGATGGAGCAGCCCTCATGA
- a CDS encoding (2Fe-2S)-binding protein, translated as MSTSAKDLTDRASPAELPSTHQVSLKVNGVEKRMEVAPWTTLLDLLRESLDLTGTKKGCDHGQCGACTVLVNGKRINSCLTLAVMKDGAEVMTVEGLAAGETLHPLQEAFIEHDAFQCGYCTPGQLCSALGLLNEGKAKTLDDIRESMSGNLCRCGAYPNILTAIEKVRREREGGAEQ; from the coding sequence ATGAGTACTTCAGCCAAGGACCTGACCGATCGCGCGTCTCCGGCGGAGCTGCCCTCGACCCATCAGGTCTCCCTCAAGGTCAACGGTGTGGAGAAACGGATGGAAGTCGCGCCCTGGACGACCCTGCTCGACCTGCTGCGCGAGTCCCTCGACCTGACTGGCACGAAGAAGGGCTGCGACCACGGCCAGTGCGGGGCCTGTACCGTCCTCGTCAACGGCAAGCGTATCAATTCATGTCTGACGTTGGCCGTCATGAAGGATGGCGCGGAGGTGATGACCGTCGAAGGGCTCGCCGCGGGTGAGACGCTCCACCCGCTCCAGGAGGCCTTCATCGAACACGACGCCTTCCAGTGTGGCTACTGCACTCCCGGCCAGCTCTGCTCCGCCCTCGGGTTGCTCAATGAGGGCAAGGCGAAGACGCTGGATGACATCCGCGAGTCGATGAGCGGCAACCTCTGCCGTTGTGGCGCCTACCCCAACATCCTCACGGCCATCGAGAAGGTGAGGCGGGAGCGTGAAGGGGGCGCCGAGCAATGA